In Mesorhizobium sp. 113-3-3, a genomic segment contains:
- a CDS encoding ABC transporter permease subunit, whose product MLKYILHRIALLIPTLVGITICAFAFVRLLPGDPILAMAGEHGVAPARYEELKEQFGYNLPIWEQYTRYVGAVAKGDFGVSISSKRPVLEEFKTLFPATLELSFFAMIFAMVLGIPAGIFAAVKRGSWFDQSLMGTALVGYSMPIFWWGLLLIIFFSGYLGWTPVNGRIDLQYFFKPITGFMTIDTLLYGKWDAFRSVLRHLVLPTIVLGTIPLAVIARQTRSAMLEVLGEDYVRTARAKGLSSARVIGVHALRNALIPVVTTIGLQVSTLLAGAILTETIFSWPGIGRWMVESISKRDYVVVQSGLLLIALIVMAVNLIVDVLYAVINPRIRAA is encoded by the coding sequence ATGCTGAAATATATACTCCACCGAATTGCACTTTTGATCCCGACGCTTGTCGGCATCACAATCTGTGCCTTCGCCTTCGTCAGGCTGCTGCCCGGCGATCCTATTCTTGCCATGGCCGGCGAACACGGCGTGGCGCCGGCGCGTTACGAAGAGCTCAAGGAGCAGTTCGGCTACAATCTGCCGATCTGGGAGCAATACACGCGCTATGTCGGTGCAGTCGCCAAAGGCGACTTCGGCGTTTCCATTTCATCCAAGCGCCCGGTGCTCGAAGAGTTCAAGACGCTCTTCCCGGCGACGCTGGAACTGTCGTTTTTCGCCATGATTTTCGCCATGGTGCTCGGCATCCCGGCCGGCATCTTCGCGGCCGTCAAGCGCGGCTCGTGGTTCGACCAGTCGCTGATGGGCACCGCGCTCGTCGGCTACTCCATGCCGATCTTCTGGTGGGGTCTGCTGCTGATCATCTTTTTCTCCGGTTATCTCGGCTGGACACCGGTTAACGGCCGCATCGACCTGCAGTACTTCTTCAAGCCGATCACCGGCTTCATGACCATCGACACCTTGCTCTACGGCAAATGGGACGCGTTTCGCTCGGTGTTGCGCCATCTGGTGCTGCCGACAATCGTGCTCGGCACCATTCCGCTGGCTGTGATAGCGCGCCAGACGCGCTCCGCCATGCTCGAGGTGCTGGGCGAGGACTATGTGCGGACGGCCCGAGCCAAAGGGCTTTCGTCGGCCAGGGTCATCGGCGTGCATGCTCTGCGCAACGCGCTCATTCCGGTGGTCACCACCATCGGCCTGCAGGTTAGTACGCTGCTCGCCGGCGCCATCCTTACCGAAACGATCTTCTCGTGGCCCGGCATCGGCAGATGGATGGTCGAATCCATTTCCAAGCGCGACTATGTCGTCGTGCAGTCCGGCCTGCTGTTGATTGCCCTTATCGTCATGGCCGTGAACCTGATCGTCGACGTGCTCTATGCCGTCATCAACCCACGCATAAGGGCGGCGTGA
- a CDS encoding ABC transporter substrate-binding protein: protein MKKKLAFAAALLAASVLGGMANAKTLVYCSEASPANFDPGTTTGGNDFDASSRTVYSRLVEFKHGGTEVEPGLADKWEISDDGLVYTFHLHPGVKFQTTDYFKPTRDLNADDVIFSFDRQFNKENPWNGDKYLPNLTWDYYTGMDMPKYVAKWEKVDDLTVKLTLTEPNAPMLANLGMDFASIVSKEYADQLAKDGKMADFSTKPIGTGPFQFVDYQLDSVIRYAANPDYFKGKEKIDDLVFAITPDATARTQKVLAGECDIAPYPNPADIASIKANKDVTLMDQAGLNIGYMSYNTTIPPLDKPEVRHALNQAIDRESLIKSLFQDAGATPAENLIPPTMWSWNKDVKTDAYNPDAAKKVLEAAGLKEIQLWASDRVRPYNPNFQRAAELIQADWAKVGVKAEIVNYEWTKYRSEGKKKDRPGAFQIGWTGDNGDPDNFFATLFACSAIGVSNYSSWCDKDFEDLIQKAKKTSDQAERTKLYEQAQVIFAKEAPAFLLVHSQVYAVVRNNVSGFKMDPLGIHRFDGVDKAE from the coding sequence ATGAAAAAGAAACTCGCTTTTGCGGCCGCGTTGCTGGCCGCAAGCGTCCTGGGCGGCATGGCCAATGCAAAGACGCTCGTCTATTGCTCGGAAGCATCGCCTGCCAATTTTGATCCGGGTACCACGACCGGCGGCAACGACTTCGATGCCTCGTCGCGTACCGTCTATTCGCGCCTGGTCGAGTTCAAGCATGGCGGCACCGAGGTCGAGCCCGGCCTTGCGGACAAGTGGGAAATCTCCGACGACGGCCTGGTCTACACCTTCCACCTGCATCCGGGCGTGAAGTTCCAGACCACCGACTATTTCAAGCCGACGCGTGACCTCAACGCCGACGACGTCATCTTCTCCTTCGACCGCCAGTTCAACAAGGAAAACCCCTGGAACGGCGACAAGTATTTGCCGAACCTGACCTGGGACTATTACACCGGCATGGACATGCCGAAATATGTCGCCAAGTGGGAGAAGGTCGACGACCTGACCGTCAAGCTGACGCTGACCGAGCCGAACGCGCCGATGCTGGCCAATCTTGGCATGGACTTCGCCTCGATCGTGTCGAAGGAATATGCCGACCAGTTGGCGAAGGACGGCAAGATGGCCGACTTCTCGACCAAGCCGATCGGCACCGGCCCATTCCAGTTCGTCGACTACCAGCTGGATTCGGTCATCCGCTATGCGGCCAACCCCGACTACTTCAAGGGCAAGGAAAAGATCGACGATCTCGTCTTCGCCATTACGCCCGACGCCACCGCCCGCACTCAGAAAGTGCTTGCCGGCGAATGCGACATCGCGCCCTATCCGAACCCGGCCGACATCGCTTCCATCAAGGCCAACAAGGACGTGACCCTGATGGATCAGGCCGGCCTGAACATCGGCTATATGAGCTACAACACCACCATCCCGCCGCTCGACAAGCCTGAAGTGCGCCACGCGCTCAACCAGGCGATCGACCGGGAATCGCTGATCAAGTCGCTCTTCCAGGATGCCGGCGCCACGCCTGCCGAAAACCTGATCCCGCCGACCATGTGGTCGTGGAACAAGGATGTGAAGACCGACGCCTACAATCCGGATGCGGCCAAGAAGGTGCTCGAGGCTGCCGGGCTGAAGGAAATCCAGCTCTGGGCTTCCGATCGCGTTCGTCCCTACAATCCGAACTTCCAGCGCGCCGCCGAACTGATCCAGGCCGACTGGGCCAAGGTCGGCGTCAAGGCGGAGATCGTCAACTACGAGTGGACCAAGTATCGCTCGGAAGGCAAGAAGAAGGACCGTCCCGGCGCGTTCCAGATCGGCTGGACCGGCGACAATGGCGATCCGGACAACTTCTTCGCCACCCTGTTCGCCTGCTCGGCCATCGGCGTGTCGAACTACTCCAGCTGGTGCGACAAGGACTTCGAGGATCTGATCCAGAAGGCCAAGAAGACCAGCGACCAGGCCGAACGCACCAAGCTCTATGAGCAGGCGCAGGTGATCTTCGCCAAGGAGGCGCCCGCCTTCCTGCTGGTCCATAGCCAAGTCTATGCGGTCGTGCGCAACAATGTCAGCGGTTTCAAGATGGATCCGCTCGGCATTCACCGCTTCGACGGCGTTGACAAGGCCGAATAA
- a CDS encoding long-chain fatty acid--CoA ligase: MAKASKAPVKASAKAVSKPAAADGQGKAGAKAATAGTRAKSAKTAPAAKAATAKAVAKPATKAAPAKTSVTKTSATKTPAKAAPAKTSPVKTSPAKTSPAKTGATKAASPAKAAPTTKPATAANKRLPKALTELAAGLPEKPWLKSYPKNVAAEIGALPYSSIGDFLVAACKQFSAQPAFTCMDKSISYADVEQLSAAFGAYLQSKGLQKGARVAVMMPNVLQYPVAMMGILRAGYVVVNINPLYTPRELEHQLKDSGAQAIVILENFASTLQAVIARTAVKHVVVAAMGDMLGLKGTIVNFVVRRVKKMVPAWSLPGHVKFNAAMKAGAGLGFKPAKVAADDVAFLQYTGGTTGVSKGATLLHSNVLSNVVQNAQWMEDAYTIKPKPAHPNFICALPLYHIFALTVNALMGMQQGARNVLIPNPRDIPGFVKELAKYPVHIFPGLNTLFNALLNNEDFRKLDFKPLVLTLGGGMAVQKGVAERWKALTGCPVTEGYGLSETSPVATANKFSSGEFTGTIGLPLPSTEIAIRDDDGNNLPLGEVGEICIRGPQVMAGYWNRPDETAKVMTKDGYFKSGDMGFMDERGYTKIVDRKKDMILVSGFNVYPNELEEVVAMHPGVLEVAAIGVPDEHSGEVPKLFIVKKDPALTVEAITAFCRENLTGYKRPKYIEFRTELPKTPVGKILRRALRA, encoded by the coding sequence GTGGCAAAAGCATCAAAGGCGCCGGTGAAAGCGTCGGCAAAGGCAGTCTCGAAACCAGCCGCCGCCGACGGGCAAGGCAAAGCTGGCGCCAAGGCCGCGACCGCCGGGACACGCGCAAAGTCTGCCAAGACGGCACCGGCGGCAAAGGCGGCCACCGCCAAGGCGGTTGCGAAGCCGGCAACGAAAGCCGCCCCGGCAAAGACCTCCGTGACGAAGACCTCTGCGACGAAGACTCCGGCGAAGGCTGCTCCGGCAAAGACTTCTCCCGTAAAGACCTCTCCCGCAAAGACCTCTCCCGCAAAGACTGGGGCAACGAAGGCCGCATCGCCGGCGAAGGCAGCGCCGACAACGAAACCGGCGACGGCTGCCAACAAGCGGTTGCCGAAGGCACTCACGGAACTTGCCGCCGGCCTGCCCGAGAAGCCGTGGCTCAAGAGCTATCCAAAAAATGTTGCGGCCGAGATCGGTGCGTTGCCCTACAGTTCGATCGGCGATTTCCTGGTCGCCGCCTGCAAGCAGTTCTCCGCCCAGCCGGCCTTCACCTGCATGGACAAATCGATCAGCTACGCCGATGTCGAGCAGTTGTCGGCGGCCTTTGGTGCCTATCTGCAATCGAAGGGGCTGCAAAAGGGCGCGCGCGTCGCCGTGATGATGCCCAACGTCCTGCAATATCCGGTGGCGATGATGGGCATCCTGCGCGCCGGCTATGTCGTGGTGAACATCAATCCGCTCTACACGCCGCGCGAGCTGGAGCACCAGCTCAAGGATTCCGGCGCGCAAGCCATCGTCATCCTGGAAAATTTCGCCAGCACCTTGCAGGCGGTCATCGCCAGGACCGCGGTCAAGCATGTCGTGGTGGCGGCCATGGGCGACATGCTCGGCCTCAAGGGCACGATCGTCAACTTCGTCGTACGCCGCGTGAAGAAGATGGTGCCGGCATGGTCGCTGCCCGGGCATGTCAAGTTCAATGCGGCGATGAAGGCCGGCGCCGGCCTTGGCTTCAAGCCGGCCAAGGTTGCAGCCGACGATGTCGCCTTCCTGCAATATACGGGCGGCACCACGGGTGTGTCGAAGGGCGCCACGCTGCTGCACAGCAATGTGCTCTCCAATGTCGTGCAGAATGCGCAGTGGATGGAGGACGCCTATACGATCAAGCCGAAACCCGCGCACCCGAACTTCATCTGCGCGTTGCCGCTCTATCATATCTTCGCGCTGACGGTGAACGCGCTGATGGGCATGCAGCAAGGCGCCCGCAACGTGCTCATTCCCAACCCGCGCGATATTCCAGGCTTCGTCAAGGAACTGGCGAAGTATCCGGTCCACATCTTTCCCGGCCTCAACACGCTGTTCAACGCGCTGCTCAACAACGAGGACTTCCGCAAGCTCGACTTCAAGCCGCTGGTGCTGACGCTGGGCGGCGGCATGGCGGTGCAGAAGGGCGTCGCCGAACGCTGGAAGGCGTTGACCGGCTGCCCTGTCACCGAAGGCTACGGCCTCTCGGAAACATCCCCGGTGGCGACGGCCAACAAGTTCAGCTCCGGCGAGTTCACCGGCACGATCGGCCTGCCGCTGCCTTCGACGGAAATCGCCATCCGCGACGACGACGGCAACAATCTGCCGCTGGGCGAGGTCGGCGAAATCTGTATCCGGGGACCGCAGGTGATGGCGGGCTACTGGAACCGGCCCGACGAGACCGCCAAGGTGATGACCAAGGACGGCTACTTCAAGTCAGGCGACATGGGCTTCATGGATGAGCGCGGCTACACCAAGATCGTCGACCGCAAGAAGGATATGATCCTGGTCTCGGGCTTCAACGTCTATCCGAACGAGCTCGAGGAGGTCGTGGCGATGCATCCGGGCGTTCTCGAAGTGGCGGCGATCGGCGTGCCGGACGAGCATTCGGGCGAAGTGCCGAAGCTGTTCATCGTCAAGAAGGATCCAGCCCTGACCGTGGAAGCCATCACCGCTTTCTGCCGCGAGAACCTGACCGGCTACAAGCGGCCCAAATACATCGAGTTCAGGACCGAATTGCCGAAGACGCCGGTCGGCAAGATCCTGCGGCGGGCGCTGCGCGCCTAG
- a CDS encoding class I SAM-dependent methyltransferase, producing the protein MRLVPVPALAEIRLYTAHPGSGLRRLVDPEDDADADDDAPEPQPPYWAYAWAGGAVLARHILDHPKMVAGRRVLDLGAGSGIVGIAAAKAGASQVTAAEIDRNGVAAIGLNAAANGVAINIVDKDITTGPPPPVDLVFAGDVFYSREVALRVIPFLDRCLAAGIEVLVGDPRRHDLPLSRLRLLAEYPVPDFGDAKGAALKPSGVFRFEADTEPAPAGAIKPSP; encoded by the coding sequence ATGCGCCTTGTGCCGGTGCCCGCGCTTGCCGAAATCCGGCTTTACACAGCCCACCCAGGCAGCGGGCTGAGGCGCCTCGTCGACCCTGAAGACGATGCTGACGCGGACGACGACGCGCCCGAACCGCAGCCGCCCTACTGGGCCTATGCCTGGGCCGGCGGCGCCGTGCTGGCACGCCACATCCTCGATCATCCAAAGATGGTGGCGGGCCGCCGCGTGCTCGACCTTGGTGCTGGTTCAGGCATCGTCGGCATCGCCGCCGCGAAGGCCGGCGCAAGCCAGGTGACTGCTGCCGAGATCGACCGCAACGGTGTGGCCGCGATCGGCCTCAACGCGGCGGCGAACGGCGTCGCCATCAACATTGTCGACAAGGACATCACCACGGGTCCGCCGCCGCCGGTCGACCTCGTGTTTGCCGGCGACGTGTTCTACAGCCGCGAGGTTGCCCTGCGGGTTATCCCGTTCCTCGATCGCTGCCTGGCAGCCGGCATCGAGGTGCTGGTCGGCGATCCCCGACGCCACGACCTGCCGCTGTCCCGGCTGCGGCTGCTTGCGGAATATCCGGTGCCGGATTTCGGCGACGCGAAAGGCGCCGCACTGAAGCCGAGCGGCGTGTTTCGTTTCGAGGCTGATACGGAACCCGCGCCGGCGGGAGCGATCAAACCGTCTCCTTGA
- a CDS encoding HAD family hydrolase, whose translation MADIKGILFDKDGTLVDFNATWLGVADFMAMDAADGDRWKADRLLAAAGFDFANRRFKPDSIFASGTNMDVVELWFPRLSDEDQMLAVARFNEITSVQGSAMAVALPGIVDTLATLHKRSYRLGVATNDSTSGAEKTLVTLGVAQLFDAAYGYDAVANPKPAPDTIQAFCDLTGLKPAEIAMVGDNRHDLEMARAGGCGLAVGVLSGTGTRESLAGIADVVLDSVADLPDFLSARVKETV comes from the coding sequence TTGGCAGACATCAAAGGCATATTGTTCGACAAGGACGGGACACTTGTCGACTTCAACGCCACCTGGCTCGGCGTTGCCGACTTCATGGCCATGGACGCTGCCGACGGCGATCGCTGGAAGGCCGACAGGCTGCTGGCGGCCGCCGGCTTCGATTTCGCCAACCGCCGCTTCAAGCCCGATTCGATCTTTGCCTCGGGCACCAACATGGATGTCGTCGAACTGTGGTTCCCGCGCCTGTCCGACGAAGACCAGATGCTGGCCGTCGCCCGCTTCAACGAGATCACCTCGGTGCAGGGCTCGGCGATGGCGGTGGCGCTGCCGGGCATCGTCGACACGCTGGCAACACTGCACAAGCGATCCTACCGGCTTGGCGTCGCCACCAACGATTCCACCAGCGGCGCGGAAAAGACCTTGGTCACGCTGGGCGTCGCCCAACTGTTCGACGCCGCCTATGGCTATGACGCGGTGGCCAACCCCAAACCCGCGCCCGACACCATCCAGGCCTTTTGCGACCTTACGGGCCTGAAGCCGGCGGAGATCGCCATGGTCGGCGACAACCGCCACGATCTCGAAATGGCGCGCGCCGGCGGCTGCGGCCTGGCGGTGGGCGTGCTCTCCGGCACCGGCACGCGTGAATCGCTGGCCGGCATTGCCGACGTCGTTCTCGATTCGGTTGCCGACCTGCCGGATTTCCTGTCGGCACGGGTCAAGGAGACGGTTTGA
- the pgi gene encoding glucose-6-phosphate isomerase, translating to MDKSAFQKQLAALRDHRAAAPGSMRQAFAADPRRFQTFSASDGDLLLDWSKCAVDATTMDLLEKLAGAADLEGRRAAMFAGKKINITEDRAVLHTALRNLSGKGVTVDGQDVKADVLSVLDAMGAFADAIRSGKAPGATGKKITDIVNIGIGGSDLGPAMATLALAPYHDGPRAHYVSNIDGAHIHDTLKGLSAETTLFIIASKTFTTVETMTNAQTARDWVQKALGKQAVGKHFAAVSTALDLVAKFGIEQDRVFGFWDWVGGRYSVWGAIGLPVMIAIGPRNFRAFLDGAHEMDEHFRTAPLTANLPVLLGLVGWWHRVICGYPARAVIPYDQRLSRLPAYLQQLDMESNGKGVTLDGTPVATPTGPLVWGEPGTNGQHAFFQLLHQGTDLIPVEFLAAAVGHEPELKHQHDLLLANCLAQSEALMKGRTLDEARAQMLAKGMKPADVDKIAPHRVFSGNRPSLTILYRKLDPRTFGRLIALYEHRVFVEGTLFNINSFDQWGVELGKELATGLLPVVEGKESAANRDASTRGLVERIHQLRGSE from the coding sequence GTGGATAAGTCAGCCTTCCAGAAACAGCTTGCCGCCTTGCGCGATCATCGCGCCGCGGCACCTGGCAGCATGCGCCAGGCCTTCGCCGCCGATCCACGGCGTTTCCAGACATTCTCCGCCAGCGACGGCGACCTTTTGCTCGACTGGTCGAAATGCGCCGTTGACGCAACCACCATGGATTTGCTGGAAAAGCTCGCCGGCGCCGCTGATCTCGAAGGGCGGCGCGCCGCCATGTTCGCCGGCAAGAAGATCAACATCACCGAGGACCGCGCCGTGCTGCACACGGCGCTGCGCAATCTCAGCGGCAAGGGCGTCACGGTCGATGGCCAGGACGTCAAGGCCGACGTCCTTTCCGTGCTCGACGCGATGGGCGCCTTCGCCGATGCCATCCGCTCCGGCAAGGCGCCAGGCGCCACCGGAAAGAAGATCACCGATATCGTCAACATCGGCATTGGCGGCTCCGACCTCGGCCCGGCCATGGCGACGCTGGCGCTGGCGCCCTATCATGACGGGCCGCGCGCGCATTATGTCTCCAACATCGACGGCGCCCATATCCATGACACGCTGAAGGGCCTGTCGGCGGAAACCACGCTGTTCATCATCGCCTCCAAGACCTTCACCACGGTCGAGACGATGACCAACGCGCAGACGGCGCGCGACTGGGTGCAGAAGGCGCTCGGCAAGCAGGCGGTCGGCAAGCATTTCGCCGCCGTCTCGACGGCGCTCGACCTTGTGGCCAAGTTCGGCATCGAGCAGGACCGCGTCTTCGGTTTCTGGGACTGGGTCGGCGGCCGCTATTCGGTCTGGGGCGCGATCGGCCTGCCGGTCATGATCGCCATCGGTCCAAGGAATTTCCGCGCCTTCCTCGATGGCGCCCATGAGATGGACGAGCATTTCCGCACCGCGCCGCTCACCGCGAACCTGCCGGTGCTTCTGGGGCTGGTCGGCTGGTGGCATCGCGTGATCTGCGGCTATCCGGCCCGCGCGGTCATCCCCTATGACCAGCGCCTGTCCCGGCTGCCGGCCTATCTGCAGCAGCTCGACATGGAATCGAACGGCAAGGGCGTCACCCTTGACGGCACGCCCGTGGCGACGCCGACCGGGCCGCTGGTCTGGGGCGAGCCGGGCACCAATGGCCAGCACGCCTTCTTCCAGCTTCTGCACCAGGGCACCGACCTCATCCCGGTCGAATTTCTCGCCGCGGCCGTCGGCCATGAGCCGGAGCTCAAGCATCAGCATGATTTGCTGCTCGCCAATTGCCTGGCGCAGTCGGAAGCACTGATGAAGGGCCGCACGCTGGACGAGGCGCGCGCGCAGATGCTGGCCAAGGGCATGAAGCCGGCCGATGTCGACAAAATAGCGCCGCACCGTGTCTTCTCCGGCAACCGCCCTTCGCTGACCATCCTCTATCGCAAGCTCGACCCGCGCACTTTCGGCCGGCTGATCGCGCTCTACGAGCACCGCGTCTTCGTCGAGGGCACGCTGTTCAACATCAATTCCTTCGACCAGTGGGGCGTCGAGCTCGGCAAGGAACTGGCGACCGGCCTGCTGCCTGTCGTGGAAGGCAAGGAAAGCGCCGCAAACCGGGACGCCTCGACCAGGGGCCTTGTGGAACGCATCCACCAATTGCGTGGTTCGGAGTGA
- the pdxR gene encoding MocR-like pyridoxine biosynthesis transcription factor PdxR — translation MPQRNDTAIWSGLFRISAESGQTLQAQIRQAIVAAILDRQIAASMPLPSCRILAEKLGVARGTVVLAFQQLVDQGFLVARERRGHFVNPDVLATPAKPHQKAPDQANEIDWKARRQIAASDMPPPAKHENWIKSSYPFVYGQFDPALFPTAEWRECNRMALAVLEIRNWASDMVDRDDPLLIEQIQARLLPRRGIFANPDEIIVTLGAQNALYMLASLLMTKGSKVAMEDPGYPDARSIFRLAGADIQPVPVDQSGIVTSSIPNDSGFVFVTPSHHCPTMVPLSAERRQDLLARANRHNQIIIEDGYDSQLLDEAPQQALKSLDRSGRVVYVGSMSKTLAPGLRLGYIVASAGLISELRALRRFMLRHPPANNQRAVALFLSLGHHEALVRRLSSAFDERRKRLVHAISAFLPEWRSTDSAGGTSLWLEGPRGTDSRGLAEAAASRSVIIEPGDRFFDRTEKPSRFMRLGISSIALQHIEPGIRELATAAGRRPAAA, via the coding sequence ATGCCACAGCGCAACGACACGGCCATATGGTCCGGCCTGTTCCGGATTTCGGCCGAATCCGGCCAAACCCTGCAGGCGCAGATCCGCCAGGCCATCGTGGCCGCCATTCTCGACCGACAGATCGCCGCTTCGATGCCGCTTCCCTCCTGCCGCATCCTGGCCGAAAAGCTTGGCGTCGCACGCGGGACGGTGGTTCTGGCCTTCCAGCAGCTCGTCGACCAGGGTTTCCTGGTGGCGCGCGAGCGGCGCGGCCATTTCGTCAATCCCGACGTGCTGGCAACACCGGCCAAGCCGCACCAGAAGGCGCCCGACCAGGCCAATGAGATCGACTGGAAGGCACGCCGGCAGATCGCCGCCAGCGACATGCCGCCGCCGGCCAAGCACGAGAACTGGATCAAGTCGTCCTATCCCTTCGTCTACGGCCAGTTCGATCCTGCGCTGTTCCCGACCGCCGAGTGGCGCGAATGCAACCGCATGGCGCTCGCGGTGCTCGAAATCCGCAACTGGGCGTCCGACATGGTCGATCGCGACGATCCGCTGCTGATCGAGCAGATCCAGGCGCGGCTTTTGCCGCGGCGTGGCATCTTCGCCAATCCGGACGAAATCATCGTCACGCTTGGCGCCCAGAACGCGCTCTATATGCTGGCTTCGCTGCTGATGACCAAGGGCTCGAAGGTGGCAATGGAGGATCCGGGCTACCCCGACGCACGCTCGATCTTCCGGCTTGCCGGCGCCGACATCCAGCCGGTGCCGGTCGACCAGTCCGGCATCGTAACCTCTTCTATCCCCAATGATTCCGGCTTCGTCTTTGTCACGCCCAGCCATCATTGCCCGACCATGGTGCCGTTGTCGGCCGAGCGGCGGCAGGATCTTCTGGCGCGCGCCAACCGGCACAATCAGATCATCATCGAGGACGGCTATGACAGCCAGCTTCTCGACGAGGCGCCGCAGCAGGCGCTGAAGAGCCTCGACCGTTCCGGCCGTGTCGTCTATGTCGGCTCGATGTCGAAGACGCTGGCTCCCGGCCTGCGGCTTGGCTACATCGTGGCCTCCGCTGGACTAATCTCGGAACTCAGGGCGCTGCGCCGCTTCATGCTGCGTCATCCGCCGGCCAACAACCAGCGCGCCGTGGCGCTCTTCCTGTCGCTCGGCCATCACGAGGCCCTGGTGCGGCGCCTGTCGAGCGCCTTCGATGAGCGGCGCAAGCGTCTGGTCCATGCGATTTCCGCTTTCCTGCCGGAGTGGCGCTCGACGGATTCGGCCGGCGGCACATCGCTCTGGCTCGAGGGGCCGCGCGGCACCGATTCCCGCGGTTTGGCCGAGGCCGCCGCCTCGCGTAGCGTGATCATCGAGCCGGGAGACCGCTTCTTCGACCGCACCGAAAAGCCTTCGCGTTTCATGCGCCTGGGCATTTCCTCGATCGCGCTGCAGCATATCGAGCCCGGCATCCGGGAACTCGCCACCGCGGCCGGCCGCAGACCGGCAGCCGCCTGA
- a CDS encoding trimethylamine methyltransferase family protein, producing the protein MSVVLEKQEAAVDQRSRRSGGREARRAMRAAPLADDIRPVRAGLEGGSYGPLRGNDQERIHEAVLTLLETVGFANAIPSCIEALTKAGATYGDDGRIRFPRALVLDTIKKAARNFTLHGQDPKHDMVIQGKRVHYGTAGAAVHLVDVEKREYRESLLQDIYDAARIVEGLDNIHFFQRPMVPRDIPDPLEMDFNTLYACVMGTSKHVGTSFTVRENVQPALEMLYAIAGGEENFRARPFVSNSNCFVVPPMKFAEDACGVLEACVEGGIPILLLSAGQAGATAPAAIAGAVVQAVAEVLAGLVYVNAIKPGHPAIFGTWPFVSDLRTGAMSGGSAEQAVLTAACAQMAQFYDLPGGSAAGMTDSKLPDIQSGYEKGITDVMAGLAGLNLVYESAGMHASLLGFCLESLIIDNDMLGHCLRCVRGIEVTDEALSIDTIAEVCLNGPGHYLGNEQTLRLMQTEYFYPAVGDRFSPKEWNEKGRPDILQRAIIEKKRILAERFPRHVAKLLDDKLRARFGDMIKLPRANMGG; encoded by the coding sequence ATGTCAGTGGTTCTTGAAAAGCAGGAAGCAGCAGTGGATCAGCGCTCGCGCCGCTCCGGTGGACGCGAAGCGCGCCGTGCCATGCGGGCAGCGCCGCTCGCCGACGACATCAGGCCGGTGCGCGCCGGCCTCGAGGGCGGCAGCTACGGACCGTTGCGCGGCAACGACCAGGAGCGAATCCACGAGGCGGTGCTGACGCTGCTGGAAACGGTCGGCTTCGCCAATGCCATACCCTCCTGCATCGAGGCGCTGACCAAGGCCGGCGCCACCTATGGCGATGACGGCCGCATCCGCTTCCCGCGCGCGCTGGTGCTCGACACCATCAAGAAGGCCGCACGCAATTTCACCCTGCACGGCCAGGACCCGAAACACGATATGGTGATCCAGGGCAAGCGCGTGCATTACGGCACGGCCGGTGCGGCCGTGCATCTGGTCGATGTCGAGAAGCGTGAATATCGCGAATCGCTGTTGCAGGACATCTATGACGCCGCCCGCATCGTCGAGGGGCTCGACAACATCCATTTCTTCCAGCGGCCGATGGTGCCGCGCGACATTCCCGATCCGCTCGAGATGGACTTCAACACGCTCTACGCCTGCGTGATGGGCACGTCGAAGCATGTCGGCACCTCGTTCACGGTGCGCGAGAACGTGCAGCCGGCGCTGGAAATGCTCTATGCCATTGCCGGCGGCGAGGAGAATTTCCGCGCCCGGCCATTCGTGTCGAACTCCAACTGCTTCGTCGTGCCGCCGATGAAATTCGCCGAGGACGCCTGCGGCGTGCTCGAGGCCTGCGTCGAGGGCGGCATCCCGATCCTGCTTTTGTCGGCCGGACAGGCCGGCGCGACCGCGCCGGCGGCGATTGCCGGCGCCGTGGTGCAGGCCGTGGCCGAAGTGCTGGCCGGCCTGGTCTATGTCAATGCCATCAAGCCGGGACATCCGGCGATCTTCGGCACCTGGCCATTCGTGTCGGATCTGCGGACCGGCGCCATGTCGGGCGGCTCGGCCGAACAGGCGGTGCTGACCGCGGCCTGCGCGCAGATGGCGCAGTTCTACGATCTGCCGGGCGGTTCGGCCGCCGGCATGACGGATTCGAAACTGCCCGACATCCAGTCCGGCTACGAAAAAGGCATCACCGACGTGATGGCCGGCCTGGCCGGGCTCAACCTCGTTTATGAATCGGCCGGCATGCATGCTTCGCTGCTCGGCTTCTGCCTGGAAAGCCTGATCATCGACAATGACATGCTTGGCCATTGCCTGCGCTGCGTGCGCGGCATCGAGGTGACCGACGAGGCGCTGTCGATCGACACCATCGCCGAAGTCTGCCTGAACGGGCCGGGCCACTATCTCGGCAACGAGCAGACTCTGCGGCTGATGCAAACCGAGTATTTCTACCCGGCCGTCGGCGACCGGTTTTCGCCGAAGGAATGGAACGAGAAAGGCCGGCCCGACATCCTGCAGCGCGCGATCATCGAGAAGAAGCGCATCCTTGCCGAACGCTTCCCGCGCCATGTCGCAAAACTTCTCGACGACAAATTGCGCGCCCGCTTCGGCGACATGATCAAGCTGCCGCGCGCCAATATGGGCGGGTAG